ACTTGGTGCACCTCTAACTGACATAGGTCATTATGCAGGACTTATTGAGTTCGGTGAATACGCCCTGGGATTGGCTACCGATGGTGTTGGTTCCAAAGTGCTCATTGCGAATGAGATGAAGCGCTGGAACACGGTTGGTATAGATTGTATAGCTATGAACGTGAACGACCTACTGGCCATTGGTGCCGAACCCCTGTCATTTGTGGATTACCTTGCCATCGCTCGGCCTGATGAGGAGCTCATGGCCCAGATAGGTGAAGGGCTACAAAAAGGGGCACAGCTTAGCCGGATGACAATAGTAGGGGGTGAGACTGCAACCCTTCCCGAAATAGTAAATGGGTTCGACCTTGCAGGTACATGTCTTGGTGCAGTGAAAAAGGATGAGATCATAACAGGTGAGAAAATTACTAAAGGAGATATTTTAGTAGGTGTACCAGGCAGTGGTGTCCACAGTAATGGTTACACTCTGGCCAGAAAGATCATCGAGCAATCTAGCTACAACTATCACGACAAGTTCCCGTATAACCCAAAAACCACCATCGGAGATGAACTCTTAATCCCGACCCGTATCTATATTGAAATATTAGATGTCATAAAGGTATGTAATGTCCACG
This portion of the Methanosarcinales archaeon genome encodes:
- a CDS encoding phosphoribosylformylglycinamidine cyclo-ligase; this encodes MTKKMTYAGSGVDIHHENNAIKALSSKISYKRTGLGAPLTDIGHYAGLIEFGEYALGLATDGVGSKVLIANEMKRWNTVGIDCIAMNVNDLLAIGAEPLSFVDYLAIARPDEELMAQIGEGLQKGAQLSRMTIVGGETATLPEIVNGFDLAGTCLGAVKKDEIITGEKITKGDILVGVPGSGVHSNGYTLARKIIEQSSYNYHDKFPYNPKTTIGDELLIPTRIYIEILDVIKVCNVHGLAHITGSGLLKLSRITDLGFDIHSPLEPQSIFRFLQEEGNVDDLEMYKTFNMGMGFLIVLPEQDAQRAAEITGGSIVGEIVDSKIKVGELRIV